One window from the genome of Eucalyptus grandis isolate ANBG69807.140 chromosome 7, ASM1654582v1, whole genome shotgun sequence encodes:
- the LOC104453441 gene encoding dnaJ homolog subfamily C member 17, producing MDVDMDHYGVLGLPSGEEGAQLSEKEISKAYRAKALELHPDKRPDDPDAHANFQKLKSSYEILKDKKARKLFDDLLRVKREQVLRRSQQDSKRRKMVSDLEERERAAFAPDPAAKAKNEEERILRKLREEIERIRAMHANKGTSPASSKGQAASEGKDRKRSGGVGLDKEKVLKVSWEIGGPDYTVERLKELFSVFGEVEDVVTRKKRSALIVMASKDAAVAATRTVCGDLSNPLLVVPLQPVVAPDFPSVNKPVEKDLCNDLVGAGYQDFEDSVMKKLQKAAARQKS from the exons ATGGACGTCGACATGGATCATTACGGTGTTCTTGGGTTGCCTTCTGGGGAGGAAGGCGCCCAGCTCTCCGAGAAGGAGATCTCGAAGGCTTACAGGGCTAAAGCTCTGGAGCTGCATCCGGACAAGAGGCCTGATGATCCGGACGCACACGCGAATTTCCAGAAGCTTAAGTCATCCTATGAGATTCTGAAGGACAAGAAAGCCCGGAAGCTTTTTGATGATCTCCTGAGGGTCAAGCGCGAGCAGGTCCTTCGCCGGTCGCAGCAAGATTCGAAGCGTAGGAAAATGGTCTCGGACCTGGAAGAAAGAGAGCGAGCGGCTTTTGCGCCTGATCCTGCTGCAAAAGCAAAGAATGAAGAGGAGAGGATCCTTAGGAAGCTTAGAGAAGAGATAGAAAGGATTCGGGCTATGCATGCAAATAAAGGCACTTCTCCAGCTTCCTCAAAGGGACAGGCTGCTAGTGAGGGAAAGGATAGGAAGAGGAGTGGTGGGGTTGGTCTGGACAAGGAGAAGGTTCTCAAAGTTTCCTGGGAGATTGGTGGCCCTGACTATACCGTAGAGAGGTTGAAGGAGTTGTTTTCAGTGTTTGGTGAGGTCGAAGATGTCGTCACTAGGAAGAAAAGATCTGCCCTCATTGTAATGGCATCTAAGGATGCTGCC GTTGCTGCCACAAGAACAGTGTGTGGAGATCTTTCTAACCCTTTGCTGGTCGTCCCTCTTCAGCCAGTTGTAGCACCAGATTTTCCAAGTGTTAACAAGCCTGTGGAGAAAGATCTCTGCAATGACCTTGTAGGGGCTGGCTATCAAGATTTTGAGGACTCTGTGATGAAGAAGCTTCAGAAG GCTGCAGCAAGGCAAAAGTCATAG